Proteins co-encoded in one Polynucleobacter sp. MWH-UH19D genomic window:
- a CDS encoding O-succinylhomoserine sulfhydrylase, producing MKSKTTRKKPDFSKLALETIAVRAGTRRTSEYQEHSEAMFLTSSFCFDSAEMAADGFAHADQGFIYSRFTNPTVSMFQDRLAALEGGEACIATASGMSAILTMAMAHLQAGDHVICSRSVFGATIQLFTNILGRFGISTTYVDLADTKAWQEAVLPNTKLFYLETPSNPLTEIADIKAISKIAKKTKALLAVDNCFCTPALQKPLSLGADVVIHSATKYLDGQGRVVGGAIVGSKDFVMGKVFPYVRTAGPTLSAFNAWVFLKGLETLELRMKQQSQNALALAQWLEKQPGVERVYHPGLKSHPQHALAKRQQKEGGAILSFVLKGGKKAAFKLINQTKLCSITANLGDTRTTITHPATTTHCRVSPEARKAAGITDGLVRIAVGLENINDLKGDLVGGFKK from the coding sequence ATGAAGAGTAAAACCACCCGCAAAAAACCAGATTTTTCTAAGCTGGCGCTAGAGACTATTGCTGTCCGCGCTGGCACTCGCCGTACCTCTGAGTACCAAGAGCATTCTGAGGCCATGTTTTTGACATCTAGTTTTTGTTTTGATAGCGCAGAAATGGCTGCAGATGGTTTTGCTCATGCGGACCAAGGATTTATTTACTCACGCTTTACCAATCCAACTGTCAGCATGTTTCAAGATCGCTTGGCCGCCCTAGAGGGCGGTGAGGCTTGCATTGCAACCGCTTCAGGAATGTCAGCTATTCTGACAATGGCAATGGCGCATCTCCAAGCAGGTGACCATGTGATTTGCTCGCGTTCTGTTTTTGGTGCAACGATTCAGTTGTTCACCAATATCTTGGGCCGCTTTGGTATTAGTACTACCTATGTAGATTTGGCTGATACAAAAGCGTGGCAGGAGGCAGTGCTACCAAATACAAAACTGTTTTATTTAGAGACGCCTTCAAATCCCCTAACGGAGATTGCGGATATCAAGGCAATTTCAAAGATTGCCAAGAAAACAAAGGCTTTGCTAGCAGTTGATAATTGCTTTTGTACGCCTGCATTACAAAAGCCATTGTCGCTCGGTGCAGATGTAGTAATTCATTCTGCAACCAAGTATTTAGATGGTCAGGGCAGAGTAGTTGGCGGTGCAATTGTGGGTAGCAAGGATTTTGTGATGGGTAAAGTGTTTCCATACGTTCGTACCGCGGGCCCAACTTTATCTGCATTTAATGCCTGGGTGTTCCTGAAAGGTCTGGAAACGCTCGAGTTGCGCATGAAACAACAAAGCCAAAACGCGCTTGCTTTAGCTCAGTGGCTTGAGAAGCAGCCTGGCGTTGAGCGTGTTTATCATCCCGGTCTGAAGTCACATCCTCAGCATGCCTTAGCAAAGCGCCAACAAAAAGAAGGTGGTGCCATACTCTCTTTTGTTTTGAAGGGTGGAAAGAAGGCGGCTTTCAAACTCATTAATCAAACCAAGCTGTGTTCAATTACGGCAAACTTGGGCGATACCCGCACAACCATTACCCATCCTGCAACCACTACCCATTGCCGTGTAAGTCCCGAAGCTCGTAAAGCTGCTGGAATTACCGATGGCCTTGTCCGAATTGCAGTGGGCTTAGAAAATATCAACGATCTCAAAGGTGATCTCGTTGGCGGATTCAAAAAATAA
- a CDS encoding phosphoribosylanthranilate isomerase yields the protein MGLLTYSPSRTRIKICGLRTPADIDAAVQAGVDAVGFVFYPPSVRSVSPNIAAQLISRLPAGIDAVGLLVNATDAECAAIRAAAPITLWQFHGDETPERCREIAQNDPWMKAARIGKQFAFNDFSLQYRDADAFLLDALVEGYGGGGVPFDWQEIPQTWVSENAPRVVLSGGLNAHNVGEAIARLHPCAVDVSSGVESSKGVKDAALMTQFVQAVRVADAKASPQ from the coding sequence ATGGGCTTACTGACATACTCCCCCAGCCGCACGAGGATCAAAATCTGCGGCCTACGCACTCCTGCCGATATTGATGCTGCAGTGCAGGCGGGCGTTGATGCGGTTGGATTTGTTTTTTATCCCCCCAGCGTGCGTTCTGTTAGCCCCAATATTGCTGCCCAGCTGATTTCCAGGTTACCAGCTGGAATTGATGCGGTTGGCTTGCTGGTGAACGCAACCGATGCAGAGTGTGCCGCAATTCGTGCTGCAGCACCCATTACCCTTTGGCAGTTTCATGGAGATGAGACGCCAGAAAGGTGTCGTGAGATAGCCCAAAATGACCCTTGGATGAAGGCCGCCCGGATAGGCAAGCAATTCGCTTTTAACGATTTTTCCCTACAATATAGGGATGCAGACGCTTTTCTGCTCGACGCCCTAGTTGAGGGTTATGGCGGCGGAGGCGTTCCTTTTGATTGGCAGGAGATTCCACAGACATGGGTAAGCGAAAACGCGCCTCGGGTCGTTTTGAGTGGTGGATTGAACGCACACAACGTGGGCGAGGCGATTGCTCGTCTTCATCCTTGCGCAGTTGACGTAAGTAGTGGTGTCGAAAGCAGCAAGGGTGTAAAAGATGCCGCACTCATGACGCAATTTGTTCAAGCCGTGCGTGTGGCTGATGCGAAAGCATCTCCCCAATAA
- a CDS encoding SPOR domain-containing protein produces MIRLPSFFRPKSQSNDLETGSLGRRVTQRPVPRAFQRNLESEELAFTEDPEQQRARHRLIGASVLVLIAVIGLPRILDNKPKAVNNDIAINIVTSLPTPSVEHKPDAKPEEKAKADAPAAAQSVAPVVAPKPVVSASEAKVEPKAEVKPVNVANKAPSTLGLAEGEEVVSATSNGKSKVDATLKNSDSASTKNSVKYGIPVGSFASDDSIKNVTAKLKELKIPFTTAIKTRPDGAKLTVFRAGPFSDKDTAEAAEKKIKSTLNPAAKTIEIGKQ; encoded by the coding sequence ATGATTCGTTTACCAAGCTTTTTTAGGCCAAAATCACAGTCTAATGACCTTGAAACTGGGTCACTAGGGCGTCGTGTCACCCAAAGGCCTGTGCCCCGCGCATTTCAGCGCAACCTAGAGTCCGAAGAGCTCGCATTTACCGAAGATCCAGAACAACAAAGAGCACGACATCGCTTAATTGGCGCATCCGTTTTGGTATTGATTGCAGTAATTGGCTTGCCTCGCATTTTGGATAACAAGCCCAAAGCTGTTAACAACGATATTGCCATCAATATTGTCACCAGTTTGCCCACGCCAAGTGTTGAGCACAAGCCTGATGCAAAGCCAGAAGAAAAGGCAAAGGCAGATGCTCCGGCTGCAGCTCAATCTGTAGCCCCAGTGGTTGCGCCTAAACCAGTTGTCTCTGCATCAGAAGCAAAGGTAGAACCAAAGGCAGAGGTGAAGCCAGTAAATGTGGCTAATAAAGCACCTTCTACTCTAGGTTTGGCAGAAGGTGAGGAAGTGGTTAGCGCTACATCCAATGGAAAATCAAAAGTTGATGCGACTCTCAAGAACTCCGATAGTGCCTCGACAAAGAATTCAGTCAAATATGGAATTCCGGTTGGAAGTTTTGCATCAGACGACAGCATCAAAAATGTCACAGCAAAATTAAAAGAGTTAAAGATTCCATTTACTACAGCAATTAAAACTCGTCCTGATGGCGCAAAGCTGACCGTATTCCGTGCGGGGCCCTTTAGTGATAAGGATACGGCTGAGGCAGCAGAAAAGAAAATTAAGTCGACGCTAAACCCTGCTGCCAAAACAATCGAGATTGGTAAGCAGTAA
- a CDS encoding CvpA family protein encodes MEYLSTLKLTSVDYFTLVVLLVSALVGISRGLFKEVLALASWFVAAWVAYHYSNYLSTEWLSTFHLEELLSLGLSFLILFVLTLIVCGLFGGIVQKIILSAGLSLTDRFLGLVFGLARGGLIVVVLATLAALTPIPQSVAWKNAITRPAVDMATSLIKGWLPSDWAKQLSGAMPKVTPTITPKLTIGI; translated from the coding sequence ATGGAATACTTATCCACCTTAAAGCTGACATCGGTGGATTACTTCACCCTAGTTGTACTCTTGGTTTCGGCCTTGGTTGGAATTTCACGGGGACTGTTTAAAGAGGTATTAGCTCTTGCCTCATGGTTTGTAGCTGCTTGGGTTGCTTATCACTACAGTAACTACCTTTCCACCGAATGGCTTTCTACATTCCATCTAGAAGAATTGTTAAGTCTAGGATTAAGTTTCTTGATCTTGTTTGTCTTAACCTTAATCGTTTGTGGTTTATTTGGCGGTATTGTGCAGAAGATTATTTTGTCTGCAGGTTTGAGTCTGACAGATCGATTCTTGGGTTTAGTGTTTGGTTTGGCGCGTGGTGGTTTGATTGTTGTGGTATTGGCTACATTGGCAGCCTTAACCCCGATACCGCAAAGCGTAGCCTGGAAAAATGCCATTACCCGACCAGCTGTTGATATGGCAACCAGTTTAATTAAAGGCTGGCTACCAAGTGATTGGGCAAAGCAACTGAGTGGTGCTATGCCAAAAGTTACCCCAACTATTACTCCTAAATTAACAATAGGAATCTAG
- the trpA gene encoding tryptophan synthase subunit alpha: protein MSKISALFKELKANGKKGLIPFITAGDPDPKLTVELMHALVRGGSSVIELGVPFSDPMADGPVIQRSSERALEHGVSLHSCLEMVKEFRKTDSTTPVVLMGYANPVEQMGSERFASEAKAAGVDGVLVVDYPPEECVDFAARMRVAGIDPIFLLAPTSSHDRIKEAAKIASGYIYYVSMRGVTGASHLNTQDVASILPKIRQETDIPIAVGFGISDAASAKAVSASADAVVIGSRIIRLLEDAPPGQAVQSLGTFIREIRDALDS, encoded by the coding sequence ATGTCAAAAATTAGCGCATTATTTAAAGAGCTTAAAGCCAATGGTAAGAAGGGATTAATTCCTTTTATTACCGCAGGCGATCCAGACCCCAAGCTAACCGTTGAATTAATGCATGCATTAGTACGTGGTGGCTCTAGCGTGATTGAGCTAGGTGTGCCATTTTCTGATCCGATGGCTGATGGCCCTGTCATTCAAAGATCATCAGAGCGCGCTCTAGAGCATGGCGTGTCCTTGCACTCATGCTTGGAGATGGTTAAAGAATTTCGTAAAACGGATAGTACTACGCCAGTGGTGCTCATGGGTTACGCTAATCCGGTAGAGCAAATGGGTTCAGAGCGATTTGCAAGTGAAGCTAAAGCAGCTGGTGTTGATGGGGTGCTAGTGGTTGACTATCCACCAGAGGAATGCGTCGATTTTGCAGCACGTATGCGAGTTGCCGGAATTGACCCCATTTTTTTATTGGCACCGACTTCCTCTCACGATCGCATTAAAGAGGCTGCCAAGATTGCCTCTGGCTATATTTATTACGTGTCAATGCGTGGGGTCACTGGCGCATCCCACCTCAATACCCAAGATGTGGCAAGCATTCTTCCTAAAATTCGTCAGGAAACCGATATTCCAATTGCTGTAGGCTTTGGTATCAGTGATGCCGCTAGCGCCAAGGCGGTATCGGCCAGTGCTGACGCTGTGGTTATCGGAAGCCGCATTATTCGTCTATTAGAGGATGCACCCCCAGGCCAAGCAGTACAATCACTAGGAACCTTTATTCGTGAGATTCGCGACGCATTGGATAGCTAA
- a CDS encoding class I SAM-dependent methyltransferase: MADSKNNQVHQDKPMGFSDATQFWNERFNQEEFIFGTEPNEYLVEQAQKYLKAGDQVLCIADGEGRNGVWLAKQGMQVVGFDASDVALSKARKFAKDNHVAVEYSFSDTDSYAWPTNTYDAVVGIFIQFADPEMRKRIFAKTYESLKPGGIFILQGYTPKQLEYKTGGPSLIEHLYTEEMIRDLAKDFSILELCSYERELSEGPRHSGMSAILGLVARK, translated from the coding sequence TTGGCGGATTCAAAAAATAATCAAGTACATCAAGATAAACCTATGGGGTTCTCTGATGCTACCCAGTTTTGGAATGAGCGCTTTAATCAAGAAGAGTTTATTTTTGGAACAGAGCCGAATGAATACCTGGTTGAGCAAGCTCAGAAATATTTAAAGGCAGGCGATCAGGTTTTATGTATTGCTGATGGCGAAGGGCGCAATGGCGTTTGGCTGGCGAAGCAGGGTATGCAAGTAGTCGGCTTTGATGCCTCTGATGTTGCCTTATCTAAAGCAAGAAAGTTTGCTAAAGACAATCATGTAGCGGTCGAATATAGCTTTTCTGATACAGATAGCTATGCATGGCCAACAAATACATATGATGCAGTTGTCGGTATTTTTATTCAGTTTGCCGACCCCGAGATGCGCAAACGCATCTTTGCAAAAACTTATGAGTCTTTAAAGCCCGGCGGAATTTTTATTCTGCAGGGCTACACGCCAAAACAGCTGGAGTACAAAACTGGTGGCCCATCTTTAATAGAACATCTCTATACGGAAGAGATGATCCGAGATTTGGCGAAAGACTTCAGCATTCTTGAGCTTTGTTCTTATGAACGGGAATTATCTGAGGGGCCTCGCCACTCAGGAATGTCGGCAATACTGGGTTTGGTTGCCCGCAAATAA
- the folC gene encoding bifunctional tetrahydrofolate synthase/dihydrofolate synthase, with amino-acid sequence MSTAHPAPILFNSLEAWLSHLETAHPVGIDMGLERISRVKAALDLHFDCPVITVAGTNGKGSTCAYLESILLASGYRVGCHTSPHLLTFNERARINGEDVKDALLLESFTAVENARVSLLDVPTLTYFEFTTLAIMYLFSKANLDAVILEVGMGGRLDAVNIVDADCAIVTSIDIDHADFLGGTREAIGLEKAGIFRPEHIAVCGDPVPPQSLIDYAQKLGCDLWLQGRDYNFQGDKQQWGWAGRGKRFSGLGYPALRGANQILNASAVIAALMALHQRLPVSAQDIRNGFAMVELPGRFQVLPGQPTVVLDVAHNPHAAATLGQSLDKMGYHPYTYAIFGAMADKDIEGVIKPLLNIVDFWFCTDLPTPRAAPAKSLAQKLESMGVKPKNGADGGIEIFENPALAYQKALSMAGEGDRIVIFGSFYTVAGVMAYRNNQAH; translated from the coding sequence TTGAGCACGGCACACCCAGCCCCAATTTTATTTAATAGCCTCGAGGCTTGGCTAAGCCACCTTGAAACCGCTCACCCTGTCGGTATCGATATGGGTCTTGAGCGCATTAGTCGTGTTAAGGCAGCACTAGATCTTCACTTTGATTGCCCAGTGATTACGGTCGCTGGAACAAATGGTAAAGGTTCAACCTGCGCCTATTTGGAGAGCATATTGCTCGCCTCAGGTTATCGTGTGGGCTGCCACACCTCACCACACCTGCTGACATTTAATGAGCGTGCACGGATTAATGGCGAAGATGTTAAGGATGCGCTATTGCTTGAGAGCTTTACTGCCGTTGAAAATGCTCGGGTCAGTTTGCTTGACGTGCCAACCTTAACGTATTTTGAGTTCACTACTTTGGCAATCATGTATCTGTTCTCAAAAGCAAACTTAGATGCCGTCATACTGGAAGTAGGCATGGGTGGCCGCCTGGATGCCGTCAATATTGTCGATGCTGATTGCGCGATAGTCACCAGCATTGATATTGACCACGCAGACTTCTTGGGAGGCACTCGCGAGGCGATTGGGTTAGAGAAGGCGGGAATTTTTCGTCCTGAACACATCGCAGTTTGTGGCGACCCAGTGCCACCACAATCTTTGATTGACTATGCTCAAAAGCTAGGCTGCGATCTATGGCTTCAAGGTCGAGATTACAACTTCCAAGGCGATAAACAGCAGTGGGGTTGGGCAGGGCGTGGCAAGCGTTTCAGTGGTTTGGGCTATCCAGCTTTGCGAGGCGCAAATCAAATCTTGAATGCCTCAGCAGTAATAGCCGCATTAATGGCATTGCATCAGCGTTTACCGGTTAGCGCCCAAGATATTCGCAATGGCTTTGCCATGGTAGAACTTCCAGGACGCTTTCAAGTTCTTCCGGGTCAGCCTACGGTAGTTCTCGATGTCGCACATAACCCCCATGCCGCTGCTACCTTGGGGCAGAGTTTGGATAAGATGGGGTATCACCCATATACCTACGCCATTTTTGGGGCAATGGCAGATAAAGACATCGAAGGGGTTATTAAACCCCTGCTCAATATTGTGGATTTTTGGTTTTGCACTGATTTGCCAACCCCTAGAGCGGCCCCTGCAAAGTCTCTGGCTCAAAAGCTTGAATCCATGGGGGTGAAGCCTAAAAATGGAGCGGATGGAGGGATAGAAATCTTCGAAAATCCCGCTTTAGCGTATCAAAAAGCGCTATCTATGGCTGGTGAGGGTGATAGAATTGTGATCTTCGGATCCTTCTATACCGTTGCAGGCGTAATGGCTTATCGAAACAACCAGGCGCATTGA
- the accD gene encoding acetyl-CoA carboxylase, carboxyltransferase subunit beta produces the protein MSWIDKLLPPQIQHTDPANRKSVPEGLWVKCPGCETVLYSTDIEANLSVCPKCSHHMRIGARLRLDNLFDEKGRYEIGADIYPTDPLKFKDSKKYPDRIKEANDASGETEALIVMGGKIESIPVVAACFEFQYMGGSMGSVVGERFARGVQEAINKKCAFICITATGGARMQESLLSLFQMAKTNSMLTLLSKKGLPYISVLTDPTMGGISASFAFMGDVVMAEPKALIGFAGPRVIEQTVREKLPEGFQRSEFLLQKGGVDMIVDRRQMRGEIARLLALLQKLPEPAIAGSSAV, from the coding sequence ATGAGCTGGATAGATAAATTACTCCCACCCCAAATTCAACATACCGATCCAGCGAATCGCAAATCGGTTCCTGAGGGTTTGTGGGTTAAGTGCCCTGGTTGTGAAACTGTCTTGTACAGCACCGATATCGAAGCAAACCTTTCTGTTTGCCCAAAATGTAGTCATCACATGCGCATTGGTGCGCGTTTACGTCTAGATAATCTGTTTGATGAAAAAGGGCGCTACGAAATTGGTGCGGATATTTATCCAACCGATCCACTTAAATTCAAAGATTCTAAAAAGTATCCGGATCGCATTAAAGAAGCAAATGATGCCTCTGGCGAAACAGAAGCACTGATTGTGATGGGTGGCAAGATTGAAAGCATTCCGGTTGTCGCAGCGTGTTTTGAATTCCAATACATGGGCGGATCAATGGGCTCTGTTGTAGGTGAGCGTTTTGCTCGCGGTGTGCAAGAGGCGATTAATAAGAAGTGTGCTTTTATTTGCATCACCGCAACTGGTGGCGCGCGCATGCAAGAAAGTTTGTTATCCCTTTTTCAAATGGCAAAGACAAATTCAATGTTGACTTTGTTGTCGAAAAAAGGTCTGCCATATATTAGCGTTCTCACTGACCCTACGATGGGTGGAATTTCAGCTAGCTTTGCGTTTATGGGTGATGTTGTTATGGCTGAGCCAAAAGCCTTGATTGGTTTTGCGGGTCCGCGAGTGATTGAACAAACTGTTCGTGAAAAATTACCTGAAGGCTTTCAGCGTTCCGAGTTCTTATTACAAAAGGGTGGGGTCGACATGATTGTCGATCGTCGCCAGATGCGTGGCGAGATCGCGCGTTTGTTGGCCTTGCTACAAAAACTTCCAGAGCCTGCGATTGCGGGTAGCTCAGCCGTTTAA
- the purF gene encoding amidophosphoribosyltransferase, which yields MCGVVGTVSHSPVNQLLYDALLLLQHRGQDAAGIATMNGNSFTMHKANGLVRDVFRTRNMRSLVGNAGIGQVRYPTAGSASSEEEAQPFYVSAPYGIILAHNGNLTNAASLRVEMAYRDRRHINTSSDTEVLLNVLADELQKETNSAALDEGAMFNAVTGVASRVKGSYAVVSLIAGYGLLAFRDPFGIRPLCIGRIDTAQGPEWMVASESVALEGLGFTFVRDVNPGEAIYIDLDGNFYARQCVANAVLTPCIFEYVYMARPDSTIDGVTVYNVRMRMGDYLAEKIRKETNVNEIDVVMPIPDSSRPAAMQVAKNLGVDYREGFFKNRYIGRTFIMPGQAVRKKSVRQKLNAMRVEFKDKTILIVDDSIVRGTTSFEIVQMARESGAKKVIFASAAPPVRFPNVYGIDMPTRSELVAYGRTDEEINKMIGADQLIYQSVEDMKQAVRDINPKIQNFEASCFDGHYITGDINDSYLDALEAQRNSSAAKADRQRDSSDFARSQLHLHLATED from the coding sequence ATGTGTGGCGTTGTCGGAACTGTATCCCATTCACCAGTCAATCAGCTTCTTTATGATGCTTTGTTGCTTTTGCAGCATCGCGGTCAAGATGCCGCTGGTATTGCCACCATGAATGGCAATTCATTTACGATGCATAAAGCTAATGGTTTAGTAAGAGACGTTTTTAGAACTCGCAATATGCGTAGCTTGGTTGGCAATGCAGGCATTGGTCAAGTGCGTTATCCAACAGCTGGCTCAGCAAGCAGTGAAGAGGAGGCGCAGCCATTTTATGTAAGCGCACCTTACGGCATTATTTTGGCTCATAACGGTAATCTTACGAATGCAGCGAGCTTGCGCGTAGAGATGGCTTATCGTGATCGCCGTCACATCAACACCAGTTCAGATACTGAGGTATTGCTAAACGTTTTGGCTGATGAGCTCCAGAAAGAAACTAACAGTGCCGCTTTAGATGAAGGGGCAATGTTCAATGCGGTGACTGGCGTTGCCAGTCGTGTGAAGGGTTCCTATGCGGTAGTCTCTTTGATTGCTGGTTATGGTTTATTAGCATTTCGTGACCCATTTGGTATTCGCCCTTTATGTATTGGTCGTATTGACACAGCGCAAGGTCCCGAGTGGATGGTGGCGTCAGAGTCAGTCGCCTTGGAGGGCCTTGGATTTACTTTCGTACGCGATGTAAATCCTGGTGAAGCAATTTATATTGATTTGGATGGCAACTTTTATGCACGCCAATGTGTTGCTAATGCCGTTCTCACCCCATGCATCTTTGAGTATGTCTACATGGCTCGACCAGATTCCACTATTGATGGAGTGACGGTCTACAACGTGCGTATGCGCATGGGTGATTACTTGGCTGAGAAAATTCGCAAAGAGACCAATGTGAATGAGATCGATGTGGTCATGCCAATCCCTGACTCTAGTCGTCCGGCAGCTATGCAAGTTGCTAAAAACTTAGGCGTTGATTATCGTGAAGGGTTTTTCAAAAACCGATACATCGGTCGCACCTTCATCATGCCAGGTCAGGCTGTTCGCAAAAAATCAGTCCGCCAAAAACTCAATGCAATGCGTGTTGAATTTAAAGACAAGACCATCTTGATTGTGGATGACTCAATTGTGCGCGGCACAACCTCATTTGAGATTGTGCAAATGGCACGTGAGTCTGGTGCTAAGAAAGTAATCTTTGCATCGGCTGCGCCACCGGTACGTTTCCCAAACGTTTATGGTATTGATATGCCAACCCGCAGTGAGCTAGTTGCTTATGGCCGCACCGATGAAGAGATTAACAAAATGATTGGTGCTGATCAGTTAATCTATCAAAGCGTAGAGGATATGAAGCAAGCGGTACGAGATATTAATCCAAAGATTCAGAACTTTGAGGCTTCTTGTTTTGATGGTCACTACATCACAGGTGATATCAATGATTCGTATTTAGATGCGCTAGAGGCACAGCGTAATTCTTCTGCTGCTAAAGCTGATCGTCAGCGCGATTCTAGCGATTTCGCACGTTCGCAATTGCACTTACATTTAGCGACTGAAGACTAA
- the trpB gene encoding tryptophan synthase subunit beta: MYDKPDARGHFGPYGGVFVSETLMYALDELKEAYAKYQHDPEFLEEFHYELKHFVGRPSPVYHAKRWSEMLGGAQIYLKREDLNHTGAHKINNVIGQAMLAKRMGKPRIIAETGAGQHGVATATICARFGLDCTVYQGSVDVARQAQNVYRMKLLGAKVVPVESGTKTLKDALNEAMRDWVTNVDNTFYIIGTVAGPHPYPMMVRDFQSVIGEECKVQMPEMTGKQPDYVLACVGGGSNAMGIFYPYIDLPDVKLIGVEAAGHGLGSGLHSAALCVGKPGVLHGNRTYLLQDDNGQISETHSVSAGMDYPGVGPEHAWLKDSGRADYVAITDEEALQAFHDCCRIEGIIPALESSHAIAHACKLAKTLPKDKTILVNLSGRGDKDMHTVAQATGSEG, encoded by the coding sequence ATGTACGACAAGCCAGATGCTCGAGGACACTTCGGTCCTTATGGTGGCGTATTTGTTTCTGAGACATTAATGTATGCATTGGATGAGCTCAAAGAAGCTTATGCAAAATATCAGCATGACCCAGAATTTTTGGAAGAGTTTCATTACGAGTTAAAGCACTTTGTCGGTCGTCCTTCGCCTGTGTATCACGCAAAACGCTGGAGTGAAATGTTGGGTGGTGCGCAGATTTACCTCAAGCGCGAAGATTTAAATCACACTGGCGCTCACAAAATTAATAATGTCATTGGTCAAGCGATGCTAGCAAAGCGTATGGGTAAGCCACGCATCATTGCTGAGACTGGCGCTGGACAGCATGGTGTTGCTACTGCAACAATTTGCGCGCGTTTTGGTTTGGATTGCACCGTTTATCAAGGATCAGTAGATGTAGCGCGTCAAGCGCAGAACGTCTATCGCATGAAACTGCTGGGTGCCAAAGTAGTGCCGGTAGAGTCAGGCACAAAAACCTTGAAAGATGCATTGAACGAAGCAATGCGCGATTGGGTTACTAATGTCGATAACACTTTCTACATCATCGGAACAGTAGCGGGACCTCACCCTTATCCGATGATGGTGCGTGATTTTCAGAGTGTGATTGGCGAAGAGTGCAAAGTGCAAATGCCGGAGATGACTGGCAAGCAACCTGATTATGTATTGGCTTGCGTTGGTGGTGGATCTAATGCAATGGGTATTTTTTATCCCTACATTGACTTGCCTGATGTCAAACTCATTGGGGTTGAAGCGGCAGGGCATGGTTTAGGAAGTGGCTTACATTCTGCAGCTTTGTGTGTTGGGAAGCCTGGCGTTTTACATGGCAATCGCACGTATTTATTGCAAGATGACAATGGCCAAATATCTGAGACGCATTCAGTATCTGCTGGTATGGACTACCCAGGTGTTGGCCCAGAGCACGCTTGGCTAAAAGATTCTGGTCGTGCTGATTATGTTGCTATTACTGATGAAGAGGCTTTACAAGCGTTTCATGACTGTTGCCGCATTGAGGGCATTATTCCTGCTTTAGAGTCTTCTCATGCCATTGCGCATGCATGCAAGTTAGCCAAGACCTTGCCAAAAGATAAAACGATTTTGGTAAATCTCTCTGGTCGCGGTGATAAGGATATGCATACCGTTGCGCAGGCTACAGGCTCTGAAGGTTAA
- a CDS encoding rhodanese-like domain-containing protein: protein MKKFFVLAAVFLSGVAVAQSPTPELLQIIDKSTNFVVNTPKGPVEITRVMTPCAKNKGWLQPLIPIKGVTPVDEIDVLKALNDKDSLVVDMRVVDDRVKGTIPGSVGIPYTEVAMRMDELGCKKPAAGSTKWDCSKAKKVYAFCNGPVCPQSPMAMAAMTRDGFPATKIYYYRGGMLDWDALGLTTVKGEF from the coding sequence GTGAAAAAATTCTTCGTTCTTGCTGCAGTCTTCTTGTCTGGTGTAGCGGTGGCACAGTCACCCACCCCTGAGTTACTGCAAATTATTGATAAGTCTACAAACTTCGTTGTAAATACTCCTAAAGGCCCAGTTGAAATTACTCGTGTCATGACACCTTGCGCTAAGAACAAGGGTTGGTTGCAACCCCTCATTCCAATTAAAGGCGTCACACCAGTTGATGAGATCGATGTGCTGAAGGCATTAAATGACAAAGATTCATTGGTAGTTGATATGCGCGTTGTTGATGACCGCGTTAAAGGCACTATTCCTGGGTCGGTTGGTATTCCGTATACAGAAGTAGCGATGCGGATGGATGAACTTGGTTGCAAAAAACCTGCAGCAGGCTCTACAAAATGGGATTGCTCTAAAGCAAAAAAAGTGTACGCATTTTGTAACGGCCCAGTATGCCCACAGAGCCCGATGGCGATGGCTGCGATGACGCGTGATGGATTCCCTGCGACAAAAATTTATTACTATCGCGGCGGTATGCTCGATTGGGATGCGCTTGGTTTAACTACGGTGAAGGGTGAGTTTTAA